The Drosophila sechellia strain sech25 chromosome 2L, ASM438219v1, whole genome shotgun sequence region AGGACGATGGAAGAGGCTGTGGGCGGTGGCCAAGGACTTGGGCAGGGCACCCTGGCTGGCGGACTTGCGCAGGGCGGCGAAGCGCGAGGAGGATCCTAGTCCGAGACCCGATCCCGATGCCGATCCCAATCCGGAGCACGAGGAACTGGAGGTCAGCGAGGAGCTGGACGAGGAGGCGGAGGACTTgtggtgctgctgttgtgccCGTTGCTGTGTGACAAAATGCATGACAACACGGCGAGGTGTGCCGCTCCTCCTTCCTGCCCTTCCCCTTCGCCCGTTGGACACTCCTACTCCGCGGTTTTGTTTATCGAGTCTCCAccgtttatttgtttatttcacCTATTTCTTTTATGTGGCACTTTTCGACGTCTGCGGAAGTCGTTTTTCATTCGGTTTTCCAGTTGCTAAAATTGAGTACTATCACTGCTACGTTGGCTTTTGCACGCACTTTCAGTTTTTACACAGCTAAATGCGCTCTTTGAGTTTTTTGCGAATGAGATTCATGAGTAAATTCAGTTAAATTCGTCTGAACGGAGCGAAATATTCTTCACTTTTTGCGCATAAAAAGTAGGACCGCAGCGAAGGGGGCGAGAAATACTGTCCGGTGTGAAAATAAATACCATTGTGCGCTACACCATTTTGGATAGTGTGGCCATATGATGTTAAAGTACATGTGCTTTTCAACACTGACAGGCCAAACCCTTGGCGGTACtttcaaattaaatacttGCTTTGAAagacataaaaatataatttaaagaaactttattttaataatatcaCAAGCAGACTAGAATACACAACACTTGACTTGCTCACAACAAAGTTTGCTCCACCTGGCGGGAGTGAGACAACGCGAGTGCTATTGAAGGCGCTGGAAAGAGAAACGATTACGTGATTACGTTATAAGTAAAGTTAAGAGTATAGCACAAACTTAAATTATAAAGCTGAAAATAACAACTTAATAATACTCAAGCTAGAAAACCGTTTGGTGTCAGTACAATGCTCGAATTGCCGCTCTTGAGGAGTCCGCGAATCAGCGCCAAATCATCGGGCGTCAGGGACCAGCCGTTCAGTTGACCCACGGACTGAAGTTCCGGGCAGCTGTCCATTAGTAACTGGAAATAAATCACAGTAGGCAAGTATTTAGACGGATTAAAACCAGTACTCTACCTCCACAGACTGCACTGTGAGCTCTGGCGCCAGAGTGAACCACACATCCTCCAAAACTTTGAAATCGTGTTGCATAAACATGCTGAAAAATATATGATTGATTAATTACTGCCGCAAGAAGTATATTATATGATTACCTCATAATATCATCGTCAGTGAACTCCACCGTGTCCACCGCCAGCCTCTTTAGGTCGGTGGAATTGCAGAGGAAGGCCTTCAAGGAACTGGTCAGAATGGCGCTGCTCAGGATCTCCAGACCCTCAAGCTGCTGGAACTTGGCATGTCCGGCTCCGTAGGACAGACTGTCGATCATATAGCAGTCGAGATCAATGAGCGAGGGACACAGGCGAGCCAGCTTGCCCAGCTCCAGGTTCCCCAGTCCCTTGATCATGGTGAGATGCCGCAGATTCCTGCCAATCGGACGCtccagcaggggcagcagttcGGCCACCACAAATTTGTAGATCTTTAGTTTGCGCAAATTGCGCGTGCTAAGAGCCCTCAGGCTACCCGTCTTGGGCGAGTCCAGATAGAGGGTCTCTAGCCTGGGGCACGTCTGCATGATCACCTGCAAGGTGGCTTCATCCGTGCCTGTGTCGTGGATGTACTTTAGTCGGCACTTGAAGCGATCGTCGACATTGTCGTGAATAAACTTCAGGGAGGCGCCGACAAAGGAGTAAGTGGAGAGCGTTTCCACCTGGGGACAGTGCTCCAGGATGAGGGCAATGTCCGAGTAGCAGATGTTCTCCTCGCCCGGCATGCCCACATCTACAACGGTCAGTGACTGTGAGCACACGCCCTTGGCCAGCAGATCGATGCCGATTTCCGTGATGTCGGTCTCGCCGGAAATGTCCAGAATCTGCAGACGGGTGCAGCAGTTACCGATCTCCTCCAGCAGCCGATCGTTGGCTATATAGGGCACATACAACTTGACCAGCTGCTTGCATTTCCTCACTATGTCGTACATGTAGTGCATGTGCTCCTCCTTGACCCAGATTCCCTTGATATTAAGCACTCTCAGTCCAGCTCCTTGGGCTGCAATCACCTGGAGAATGGAAGGTCATTCAATAGAGTCTTCTATATAGTATTTTACTTGATTACCTGCAGGATCTTTTCGTAGTAACTGAAGGGAAACACCTCGGTCATCAGGAAAGTAACGCCGCAGTTGAGCAGCATCTGCAGGCAGGTGAACCGCATGTTGGCGTCCAGATAGTCCGAGCTGAGGATCACCCTGAGCAGATCCTGGTATATATTGGGAGTGGCTCCCAGCTGGGCCAGATACTCGTTCAGTTCCACCATCACGATGTTGATGTCCAGCTGCACGTCCGGGGCATACTGCGCGTAGCTGATGGTGGACACCAAGAGATTGGCCAGCTCGGCCAAGGCGCTGTCGCTCAGCGATCGCACGGAGCACTTTTTCGACATGTctctgttttggttttggcccaGAGGTAAACAAAATACGACGCAGAAGCCGCTGGGAGATGAGCGCAGGAGAGGATTTGTATTGCTCGTGGTTACATCACTTGGTAGCAGGCGCAATGCTGGTTGTTTTCCTGCTTTCTTTGAGTATTTCTCACTTTCCACGGTAACTATTTGGCCAATATCAGCTAAAGGCGCCTTCCTACACATGCGTGTACCTCATATTTAGGGGTAAAAATAGATTCTAAAATTATATAGGCGAAGGAGACTGTTTCTGCCGACGAACTAGCGAACTGCGCGATCCAACAGCACGACGCAAACTGAGAGTCATGGGACGCCAAAATGTTTGGTTTCCTCGGTTTCACATTCTCAATTCGGCGAGCCACTTGAGTGACCAAAAAAACAATGCTTAACTCGTTTCATTGTTATTTTGATTCGCTTAACAATTGCATTATTTATTCGACAGCATTGGAATAGAGACGTTCTATAGTTTACTTAACTGATTCTGGTGCAAGCCAGCCAGTTATTCTGATGTTTAAACAATGTTACAACTAGtacacaaaatattaaaacgaaATCGAAGTTTTTGTTCGGTATTCCGCAGCTTTAAGCCTTTTAAGAATTTCTGGTGAATGCAGTTCGATTTACAGATACTCGAATGTGGGAGAATACTAAGAGAGCGTTGGACAAACATTTTTCAGTAGAGATTCTAGGGCTGCAGGTAGCTGGGCAGCTTCATGCGCATGAACAGCCAGGTGGTGAAGAAGGAGACCAGGATGAAAATGAATCCCATGGCGGTCAGCAGCAGGCGATTGAGGTTAGTCTTGCCCGGCGTGTGCGTTTGGTCCATGATGATGAATCCCAGGCCGCCAACGGTGAACAGAAAGCTGCTGGCCAGACCCTCCATGATATACTGCCCATTCACACGGTAGGGCATAAAGGCCACTGGACGCGAGTGTCCGTGCTCATCCACAGTGGCTCCCAGGCTGGGTGGCTCCACAATCACGTCGTATATGATACCTGCAGGCAAATCAGACCTCTGTTTAACCAATCTCAATGATATGAAGCTGAAAACTCACCGCCTGTCACCAGAAAATAGGAAAACAAAATCACACTGAAAACGGCCATCGGCGACGGCATTGGAATGCTGAATCTGCGCACCTTGATGTTCGGCGGCACCAGGATATGGAAGGGCAGGTTATACAGTGTCTCGATCATGATGAACTAATAATTTAATAGCTATAAACTTAAATATAACACcgttttttcaattttcgttgCGGTGTCGCAGAATTTTGCCGGCGTAGGCGGAGTTTGTTGTTATCTATCGAATAGGGATGGGCACTTGTACGATACTCCCCCTGCATTGCTGTATTTCCACTAGACAGCATCTTTGCTTGCAGCAGCATAATAAGCCAAGTCAAGTAAACTGCctaataaaatttgtttttttaaaaGATGCtcaatatattatatgtaacATAAAACGATTGCCTTAATAATACTGATATGCTGCAGCTGCGCAGTGTGAACAGCCGTAATCATTGGTCATACTTAGTGATGTCACTATTGCGCTCGCgtagaaaaagaagaagaagcgcccaaaataacaaacaaaacgtAACTCCCGATCAAAAAagctttaaattaaagttaacTAACGAAACTACGATAATGGCGAGTGCCATTAACCAAGCAGCAGGTGGACTGAATGAATTTCTGAAGATACATAGCATAATTAACCACTCCCTTTGCAGGTAAACTGCCGGCAATTGCGAAGAGGGTGCAAAATCTGGGCGACATGGGCGTTTGGCAAAGATCTCGCGCCTTCCACGATTTGATTGGATATATAAATGGCACTAGTACGGCCATTCAAGGCATTAAAACCACAGACGAGATTTTTGAGTCGGAAATGGTCAAGAAGCTGCTGCGGCTCTTCGATGCACTGGAGAAATTGGTGGAGCAAAATCCTCCGTTGGAGCAGCCGCAGCGGTTCGGAAACAAGGCCTACAGGGATTGGGCGCAGGCAATGCGGGAACTGTTGCCCGAACTCCTAGAGCAGCTGCTGCCAGACGATAAGAAGCGATACCAGTTCGAGCTGGGGCAGTATATCACGGAGTCCTTCGGCAATGCCACCAGGATCGACTACGGAACCGGCCACGAGCTGTCCTTCCTCTTCTTCCTGTGCTCCCTGTTCAAGGCCGAGATCCTGCAGGAAGGGGACATCGTGAGTGCTGCGCTGAGACTCTTCAATCGGTACCTTGAGCTCGCCAGGCAGCTGCAGCGAACCTACAACATGGAACCCGCTGGGAGCCAAGGAGTCTGGTCCCTGGACGATTTCCAGTTCGTGCCCTTCATCTGGGGCAGTGCACAGCTGGCAGGTAACCAATGAAGTTAAATCCCTCCGAGATTTCATTTCTGAAACGAATCCTTTTAGTTAAGAGCCCCTTTGATCCCTCGAAGTTCGTGGACGAGGAGATAATCACCGAGTACAAGGATCATTTCATGTTCATCAGTTGCATCGACTACATCTGCAAGGTCAAGACTGGACACTTTGGCGAGCACTCCAACCAGCTGTGGAGCATCACGGATGTGCCATCATGGGCCAAGATCAACGCGGGTCTAGTTAAAATGTACCAAAAAGAGGTAATCTTTAATCAGTTATATGACTAATTTAAAGTAGCTTTATTTGAATACCAATACTATAAATTATCCACAGATTCTCTCTAAGTTTCCCGTGATCCAGCACGTCTACTTCGGAGAACTGATGGCATTCGAGCCCGTCTCCTCTGGCACAACTCTCTCCAACGCGCGACTGGGTCATGTGGCTCCGCCGCCGTCCAAACGCATCTGCATCGGGACTCCAAACTTGGTGCCACCAGTTCCTGTTGCTtcagctcctcctccgcccGCCGAATCCCTCAGCATCGAACTGAATGTGGGCGACTCGAGCAGTGAGAGCAGCGACAACAGCGTGGTACTACGTCCATCCACATCGTCGGCTTCTCTGGTGGCGGCCTCCGAGGGATCAGGGGATAAGCTCAGCAAGGAGTAGACTAAAGAGTGGAGGAAAATGGCGATGATGTAACCTGTGTTAAAAATTCTTATTAATAGCGTTGGCCAATGGTCCAGTAAAAACTGTTTACACAAGTACAATCGAAATTTGAGTTTCTGGGTCTTAAGGTTTCAGCTTTAAAATGGATAGATGGAGCACTTTCCCGGCGAATGTATTTCACATCATTTAATCCTAACTTTTCATCCCCAAAttaccaaaacaaaaatgtaaatcTTAAGCCGAGTTTAATGGAAACAAATGTTCTTTCCCATTTACACGAGAAAAAGCACAAAACTGAAAAGCGAAGAACGAgagaataaaaaataaacaaaatcaatatgGCAAATGAGGCATGCAAATAGATGAACTTATAGTACATCAACTTTTGCGGGGAGAAACAGCTTAAAACAGGACGAATTTAGAGCAAAAAGAGGGAAGCTGGAAAGTGGCAAAATGTAAAAGcagaaaaaaacttttgcgGGGAGTCCCCCTGAAAGcattatcatttattttcgACACATCATTTATCAAACCGTGCGGCAGGCGCCagcttgccacgccccctcatTTCGTCACTTAAAAACTTCATCCggcatagttttttttttgttcattttcattttcttcgTTGTATATTTTGAGAAAAAGCGGGTAGGCAGCGCATGCATTAAAACTTTGCCGACGCATTTTGATTGAAGGCTTTCGAAAAACACGAAATGTGTGCTTTTCTCCATTGTTTTGGCACAAAATTTGGCAACGAGCGACCAACTTCGGTCATGTTCATCAATTTGACCCtgcccacgcccacgcccacgcccacattCCTGTTTTCAAAAATGAATCCGTTCTGggttcagtttcagtttctgttTCGGTTCGGTGTCGGTTTTGTGTTCTTGCAAATTGAATGAAATTTGCGGGTGAGCTGTTGGCAGGCGTTCGAACAAGGTCGAAAACATGATTGAAGGGCGGTGATGTGATAGCTATGATGTCTGTGATGGAGTGGGCGGTTGGCTGGCTGGGCGGACCTTTCAACTTGGCCAACTGGCAAATGTGGCCGGCAGCGGGGCTGACAAGGCTCCGACCGAGATTTCGGTGCTTCTGACCTTTGACACCGCCAGTTAGATGGGcgattctgggaattcagtgATTAATTAGCTGGTGAATGCTGTGTTATAGTTAGAGGTAGTGTGTAGAATTTAGTATGTAATTAAATTGCTTAAACTCTTTCGATTTGAGCAGGTGATACCCAGATGTTCCGCCAATATCCTTATGCTTCTATTCTCGGTTTAATTTGCTCAACTTGCTCCAACTAATTACGTAAAAGACCATGCCCATCTCGACTTCTTACAAGGAATTTGCGAAAGTTCGAGCTTTGCTCCTGGAAGTCGAGAAGTGGAGCGCAAGGAGGAAAAGGAAGCCTCACAGGACGAAAAGGAGTCGGCCAAGTGGCTCTCAAACTGCAGCATAACAGGCACAAAGTTGTCGCAAAAACTTGGATCCGCTGGCCAGGAAACTGAAAACGCTGATGGAGCAACTTTGACGTGTGCCGCGTGAAAATTAGTTATTGTCTATAGGATTATTGTGGTCGGGGGCACTGGAAAGAATTAGACTAaagtaatattttataatcttttattttttttataagatTACCCAATTACATTTAAGCATTTCGAAAAATGTATCACCATCATTTTTCGCCTTCATTAAGTAAATTAGTTGGATCCTTTTTTCAAGTGTCCTTAG contains the following coding sequences:
- the LOC6613239 gene encoding uncharacterized protein LOC6613239 isoform X2 → MCRKAPLADIGQIVTVESEKYSKKAGKQPALRLLPSDVTTSNTNPLLRSSPSGFCVVFCLPLGQNQNRDMSKKCSVRSLSDSALAELANLLVSTISYAQYAPDVQLDINIVMVELNEYLAQLGATPNIYQDLLRVILSSDYLDANMRFTCLQMLLNCGVTFLMTEVFPFSYYEKILQVIAAQGAGLRVLNIKGIWVKEEHMHYMYDIVRKCKQLVKLYVPYIANDRLLEEIGNCCTRLQILDISGETDITEIGIDLLAKGVCSQSLTVVDVGMPGEENICYSDIALILEHCPQVETLSTYSFVGASLKFIHDNVDDRFKCRLKYIHDTGTDEATLQVIMQTCPRLETLYLDSPKTGSLRALSTRNLRKLKIYKFVVAELLPLLERPIGRNLRHLTMIKGLGNLELGKLARLCPSLIDLDCYMIDSLSYGAGHAKFQQLEGLEILSSAILTSSLKAFLCNSTDLKRLAVDTVEFTDDDIMSMFMQHDFKVLEDVWFTLAPELTVQSVELLMDSCPELQSVGQLNGWSLTPDDLALIRGLLKSGNSSIRLQ
- the LOC6613239 gene encoding uncharacterized protein LOC6613239 isoform X1, which codes for MCRKAPLADIGQIVTVESEKYSKKAGKQPALRLLPSDVTTSNTNPLLRSSPSGFCVVFCLPLGQNQNRDMSKKCSVRSLSDSALAELANLLVSTISYAQYAPDVQLDINIVMVELNEYLAQLGATPNIYQDLLRVILSSDYLDANMRFTCLQMLLNCGVTFLMTEVFPFSYYEKILQVIAAQGAGLRVLNIKGIWVKEEHMHYMYDIVRKCKQLVKLYVPYIANDRLLEEIGNCCTRLQILDISGETDITEIGIDLLAKGVCSQSLTVVDVGMPGEENICYSDIALILEHCPQVETLSTYSFVGASLKFIHDNVDDRFKCRLKYIHDTGTDEATLQVIMQTCPRLETLYLDSPKTGSLRALSTRNLRKLKIYKFVVAELLPLLERPIGRNLRHLTMIKGLGNLELGKLARLCPSLIDLDCYMIDSLSYGAGHAKFQQLEGLEILSSAILTSSLKAFLCNSTDLKRLAVDTVEFTDDDIMSMFMQHDFKVLEDVWFTLAPELTVQSVELLMDSCPELQSVGQLNGWSLTPDDLALIRGLLKSGNSSIVLTPNGFLA
- the LOC6613241 gene encoding serine/threonine-protein phosphatase 2A activator; the protein is MASAINQAAGKLPAIAKRVQNLGDMGVWQRSRAFHDLIGYINGTSTAIQGIKTTDEIFESEMVKKLLRLFDALEKLVEQNPPLEQPQRFGNKAYRDWAQAMRELLPELLEQLLPDDKKRYQFELGQYITESFGNATRIDYGTGHELSFLFFLCSLFKAEILQEGDIVSAALRLFNRYLELARQLQRTYNMEPAGSQGVWSLDDFQFVPFIWGSAQLAVKSPFDPSKFVDEEIITEYKDHFMFISCIDYICKVKTGHFGEHSNQLWSITDVPSWAKINAGLVKMYQKEILSKFPVIQHVYFGELMAFEPVSSGTTLSNARLGHVAPPPSKRICIGTPNLVPPVPVASAPPPPAESLSIELNVGDSSSESSDNSVVLRPSTSSASLVAASEGSGDKLSKE
- the LOC6613240 gene encoding putative oligosaccharyltransferase complex subunit CG9662; this encodes MIETLYNLPFHILVPPNIKVRRFSIPMPSPMAVFSVILFSYFLVTGGIIYDVIVEPPSLGATVDEHGHSRPVAFMPYRVNGQYIMEGLASSFLFTVGGLGFIIMDQTHTPGKTNLNRLLLTAMGFIFILVSFFTTWLFMRMKLPSYLQP